A window of the Garra rufa chromosome 10, GarRuf1.0, whole genome shotgun sequence genome harbors these coding sequences:
- the klhl18 gene encoding kelch-like protein 18 produces the protein MTMGDTIFEELEDLMHFSVADLPARGYAVMEEIRRQGKLCDVTLKVGEHKFSAHRIVLAASIPYFHAMFTNDMVECKQDEIVMQGMDPSALEALINFAYNGHIAIDQQNVQALLIGASFLQLQNVKDACCSFLQQRLHPKNCLGVRQFAETMMCTTLYDAANSFVHQHFVEVSMSEEFLALRPEEVLELVGCDELNVQAEEQVFEAVLAWVRHSRDDRESRLPELMSKTRLPLCRPQFLADRVQQDELVRCCHKCRDLVDEAKDYHLMPERRPHLPAYKTRQRCCTSIAGLIYAVGGLNSAGDSLNVVEVFDPIGNCWERCQPMSTARSRVGVAVVNGLLYAIGGYDGQSRLRTVEVYNPETDTWNKVASMNTQRSAMGTIVVDGHIYVCGGYDGKSSLNSVECYSPETDRWTIVTEMSASRSAAGVTVFEGRIYVSGGHDGLQIFNTVEYYNHHTALWHPVAPMINKRCRHGAAALGSSLYVAGGYDGSAFLSGAEVYSSVADQWSHLVAMNTRRSRISLVANCGRLYAVGGYDGQSNLSSMEMYDSETNRWSFMAPMVCHEGGVGVGCIPLQPA, from the exons ATGACGATGGGTGACACGATTTTTGAAGAATTAGAAGATTTGATGCATTTTTCTGTCGCTGATTTGCCCGCTCGTGGATATGCAGTGATGGAGGAGATCCGACGACAAGGGAAACTGTGTGACGTGACCCTAAAA GTAGGAGAGCACAAATTCAGTGCTCACAGAATAGTCCTTGCTGCTTCTATTCCGTACTTTCATGCCATGTTCACCAATGACATGGTGGAATGCAAACAGGATGAGATCGTCATGCAGGGCATGGACCCCAG TGCACTTGAAGCCCTTATAAACTTTGCCTACAACGGACACATAGCCATAGACCAACAAAACGTCCAGGCCCTTCTGATAGGAGCCAGCTTCCTGCAGCTTCAAAATGTCAAAGATGCCTGCTGCTCTTTTTTACAACAGAg GTTGCATCCAAAGAATTGCCTTGGTGTACGGCAGTTTGCAGAGACTATGATGTGCACCACGCTTTATGATGCAGCCAACAGCTTCGTTCACCAGCACTTTGTGGAGGTATCCATGTCTGAGGAGTTCTTGGCTCTTCGGCCAGAGGAGGTGCTTGAGCTTGTGGGCTGTGATGAGCTCAATGTCCAAGCAGAGGAGCAG GTGTTTGAGGCCGTGCTTGCCTGGGTACGACATTCACGTGATGATCGAGAGTCACGGTTACCAGAGTTAATGTCTAAAACCCGACTGCCTCTATGTCGACCTCAATTCCTTGCTGACCGAGTTCAACAAGATGAGCTTGTGCGCTGCTGCCACAAATGCAG GGACCTTGTCGATGAGGCGAAAGATTACCACCTGATGCCGGAGCGAAGGCCGCACCTCCCTGCCTACAAGACCCGACAAAGATGTTGCACATCCATAGCGGGCTTAATCTATGCGGTTGGCGGCCTCAATAGTGCTG GTGACTCATTAAATGTCGTGGAAGTATTTGATCCAATTGGAAACTGTTGGGAGCGATGCCAACCTATGAGCACCGCTCGCAGTCGAGTGGGTGTTGCTGTCGTGAACGGGCTGCTTTACGCCATTGGTGGTTACGACGGTCAATCGCGGCTTAGAACCGTGGAAGTTTACAACCCAGAAACTGACACCTGGAACAAAGTTGCCAGCATGAATACTCAACGCAG TGCAATGGGAACCATTGTAGTTGATggacatatatatgtgtgtggtGGATATGATGGCAAGTCCTCTCTAAATTCAGTTGAGTGCTATTCTCCAGAGACTGACAG ATGGACGATAGTTACAGAAATGAGCGCAAGCCGCAGTGCTGCTGGTGTTACTGTATTTGAGGGCAGAATATATGTTTCGGGTGGTCATGATGGTCTACAGATCTTCAACACG GTGGAGTACTACAACCATCATACAGCATTATGGCACCCTGTCGCTCCCATGATAAACAAGCGCTGTCGGCACGGCGCTGCAGCCTTGGGTAGCAGTCTGTATGTGGCAGGAGGCTATGACGGCTCTGCGTTTCTCAGTGGAGCAGAGGTATACAGCTCTGTAGCAGATCAGTGGAGCCATCTAGTGGCCATGAACACTCGACGCAGTCGCATTTCTCTGGTGGCCAATTGTGGTCGACTCTATGCAGTGGGAGGTTATGATGGACAGTCCAATCTCAGCTCTATGGAAATGTATGATTCAGAAACTAACCGTTGGTCGTTTATGGCACCGATGGTTTGCCACGAAGGCGGGGTAGGAGTGGGCTGTATACCCTTACAGCCCGCTTAA